The genomic stretch ACCGGCTCGGCCCGGACGCGCGCCTGTCGACATCCGCCGGCCTGTTCCACCAGTCGCCGCGCTACTTCGACCGCGCCGCCGACCCTTCCAATCTCCGCCTGTCCAACGAGCGCATCGCACACCTCAGCGCCGGTTTCACGCACCGGATCAACGACCGCTGGAACCTGCTGGTCGAAGCCTACGCGCAGAAGCTGGACGACTTGGTCACCGAGGACGTCGGCACCCTCGGCACCCTCAGCAACGACGGCGAAGGGACCAACCTCGGCCTCGACGTGGTGCTGGCGCGGCGTTTCGCCAACGGGCTGTCCGGCAACATCACCTATTCGTACAACGACCTCCGCATCGACGACAACGACGGCCTCGGGAAGTACGACGGCGACGAGAGCCGGCCGCACTTCGTCTCCGTCGGCGGCAGCTGGGAAATCGGCAAACGCTGGTTGCTGAGCACCCGCGTGAAGTGGGCCAGCGGACTGCCGGAAGACGACTTCATCGTTCACGACGACGTCTTCGGCGCGGGCGGGCCGCTGCGCTACTCCAAGGAGCTCACCACGCGCAATGCCCTGCGCGCCGACGACTACTTCGCGGTCAACCTGCGCGTCGACTACCGTCGGTCGTTCCGCTGGTTCGAACTCGTGACCTTTCTCGACATCATCAACATGGTGGGCGGTCGCGGCGCCGGCCCGAGCGAGTTCAATCCCCGGACCGGCCTGAATGTCCCGGACGAAGAGGAAGCGCTGCCACTCATCGGACTGATCCTCGAGAAGAACTGGTAGTCTCTGCCGAGGCGGAGCCGGAGGGCAGACCGATCCGCTGGTCATGCCTCTGGTCGACTTCTGCGGCGAGCCTGCGCGCGTGTCGTCGAGATCGGCCGCTCGGCTCGCACACCATCGGTCTGTCGGCAGAACGGATTTCCACCATCCTCCTGTCCAGACGCGAGAGTCCAACTCCCTCCGGGTCGCGAATCGGGAGCACCTGAAGTCCTCGTTCTCCGGGCTATCGCAAGACCGAGACCGCCTTACCCGGTAATCAGATCGCGCGAATTCCGCGTCCGAATGGGGCGTTCATGCGAAGAACCAGAACGGGATTCGTGGCACTCTCTCCCCCTCGAGGCCGCAACGCACGCCTGCGACGAGCTGCTTTCCATCGCTCGACAAGACTCCCGAACCGTCACGACGACATGAAGACCAACACACCGATCGCCATTCTCCTGCTGGCTTTGGCCAGCGGAACCGCTGCGCACGCCGACCATCCGTGGCGGCACAACCACGTGGGCTTTTCCCTGCACGCCGGCTCGTTCGAGTTGGAAGGGCCGGCCGTGCCCGCTCAGCCGGACGAGGACGACGAAGATGTGGACATGTTCGGTCTGCGCGCAGAGGGGCATCTTCTCGTGGGCAACGCGTGGTACACCCGCGGCGTCGCCGATTTCTCACGTCTCGATGGCGAGGCTGGATTGGTGCAGGCGAATGTCAGCTTCGGGACGATCCGAGCACTCAAGACATGGGAGCGCTGGAGCCTCGACGGCTACGTCCAAGCCGGCGTGGAGTACATGCGCAGTTCCGACTTGGACCGTTTGGCGACCGACCCGGAATTCGACGGAACGAGCAGCGGCAGCTCGGGCGATGACGTAGGAGCTACGGTGGAGATCGGCTTGAGCCTCGGTTTCCGGTCCGACAGTCGCGTGGATATCTACGCAAAATACCTCAATCTGGGCGACGAGGCAGCCTCCTTCGGCATACGCGCCAGTCACGATCTGAACGAAAAATGGACCGTGATCGGCGGCTTGGACGCCGTCTGGGTGGAAAACCCCGGCACTCGGATCGACGTGGACTTCCACCGCTTCAACCTCGGGTTGCTGCGGAAGTTCTGAACTCCCTTCGGCAGCGGGGGTGACCCTGCGCGGGTTCACGGCAGGAGAATTACGGCCCTCCGTCGAACCCGTCGGGTTCGCTTCCCGGTCGGCAACGGCAGGGTCGCGACGAACGCATACGCCACTCGCACGAGAATCGCGCCGTCGATGGCGCCCCCACCGGGAATGGCTTCGCGGCTCGCGCCGCTTCGGGGCTGCGCCCTCACGCCTTCGGCGTGCCCCATCTCCGGGCCGCAGAGCCGGCCCTCCGTCGAACCCGCCGGGTTCGCTTCCCGGTCGGCTACCACGAGGTTGCGACGTGCGCGCAACGAACTCGAAACCACACCGCCTTTTCGATGGCGCCCCCACCGGGAATGGCTTCGCGGCTCGCGCCGCTTCGGGGCTGCGCCCTCACGCCTTCGGCGTGCCCCATCTCCGGGCCGCAGAGCCGGCCCTCCGTCGAACCCGCCGGGTTCGCTTCCCGGTCGGCTACCACGAGGTTGCGACGTGCGCGCAACGAACTCGAAACCACACCGCCTTTTCGGTGGCGCCCCCACCGGGAATCGAACCCGGATTAACGGTTTAGGAAACCGCTGTTCTATCCATTGAACTATGGGGACGGCGACCGCGCGCAGTACGCGCCCGAACCGGTTCCCCGGGCAAGTCCAAAAACCGCACCGTCGAGACCGCGCGCCGACGATGCCCGCGGTTGACACGGTCGCTGCCCGGGTTCGAGTGCTCGTGCACGCGATTTGCCGACTGCCCGAATCATGAAACACCACCACCCGTCATCCACCTCCCCGTCCTCACCCCTGCGCTCGTCCGTCTCCCGACGTGATGCATTGCGACTACTCGGCCTCGGCGGTACCGCGGCTCTGCTCGGCGCATCCACGACGCGCCGAGCGTCGGCCGCCGCACCCGAGGCATCGCTCGTCGGTGCGCAACCGGCCCACTACCGCTTCAAGATCGGTTCGCTCGAGGCCCTCGCGGTCAACGACGGTGGGTTCGCCATGCCGCCCGCGGATTCGCCCTTCGGCGTCGGCGAACCACGCGAGCGCATCGCCGAGGCACTCGCTGCCACGCTCACGCCGACCGATCTCGTGCGCCTGCAGTTCAACGTCCTGCTCGTGCGCATCGGCGGCGATCTGGTGATGATCGACAGCGGTTGCGGCAACGTCTTCGGCCCGAACGGCGGACGCCTGATCGCCAACCTCGCGGCCGCCGGGGTACAGCCCACCCACGTGACCGCGATCCTGATCACGCACATGCACGGCGATCACTTCGGCGGCCTGCTCGACGCGGAAGGCAGACCGGCGTTTCCCAACGCGAAGGTCTTCATCCATCGCGTGGAGCACGAACACTACAGCGCACAAGGCGACGAGGGCGTGCAGAAGTACCTGCGCGCGTTCGAAGGGAAATGGCAGCGCATTGCGGGCGGCGACAAACTGTTCGACGGTCTCGAAATCGTCGATGCGTTCGGACACACGCCCGGCCACTTCGTGCTCACGATCACTTCCGGTGGCGAACAACTCTTCCACATGGTGGACGTCACGCACCACCACGCGCTCTCGTTCGCGCATCCGGAATGGAAACTGCAGTTCGATGTCCAGTCCGACGCCGCGATCGCCACGCGCAAGCGCATGCTCGATCGGCTCGCGACCGACAAGCCGCGGATCTTCGGCGCCCACATGCCGTTCCCCGCGCTCGGCCGCGTGCGCCGTGCCGGCGACGCCTACGAGTGGTCGATCGAGCCTTGGGTGTTCGCCTGAAGCGATCGCCCAGGCGACGCGTCACGCCACGACCGCGACCGCCTTGATCTGCGCCCACACGGAGGCGCCCGGCTCCAGCCGCAGTCGATCACGCGAGAGCCGGGTGATCCGCGCCACGAGCGACGTGCCGCCGACCGCGAGCACGACGTGGACGTGCGCTCGAGTCTCGTCGGCGTGCGCGCTCACGACCCGCGCAGGCAAGAGGTTGAGCACGCTCGTGTCGCGAGGCTTTTCCAACGCGAGGCTCACGTCGCGCGACTGCACTTGCAGGCGCAGCTTTTGTCCGATCGCCGTCGGCACGTGCACGACCTGCAGCCGCATCTCCGAGATCTCGACTTCGACCAGACCGTAAGCCGGGTCCGCACCCACGACCGTTCCGTCGAGCACGACGCCCGCGTCCTGCGACGCGACTTCCGGAAGATCCACGCGTGCCAACGTCTCCGCCAACCACCCACTCGCGACCACGCGTCCGGCACGGACGAGCGTGAGGTGATCCGCCAAACGAACGACCTCGTCCAACGCGTGGCTGACGAGGATCACCGGGATCTCCAACTCCTCGTGCAGGCGCTCCAGGTACGGCAGCAGCTCCCTCTTTCGGTCGAGATCGAGCGACGCCAACGGCTCGTCCAACAAGAGCAAACGCGGGCTCGCCGCGAGTGCGCGCGCGATGGCCACGCGCTGCCGCTCGCCGCCGGAAAGGTGCTCCGGGCTCCGGTGCAGCAATCCTCCGATGCCGAGCAGTTCGATCATCTGTTCGAGATCGACCGGCCGCTCCGCTCCACGTTTTCCCGCGCGACGACGGCCGTAGAGGAGATTGTCCCGCACGCTCAGGTGCGGGAAGAGGTTCGCCTCTTGAAAGACGTAGCCGATCGCCCGGGCGTGCGGCGGGAGAAACACGTCTCGCGCAGAATCCTGCCAGATCGCTTCACCCACAGCCACGACGCCGCGGGCACCTCGCTCCAGCCCCGCGACCGATCGCAGGATGGTGGTTTTTCCCGAACCCGAGGGTCCGAAGAGCGCCGACACGCCGCGCCCCGGCAGCGCGAGATCGACATCGAGCGCGAACGCGCCGCGATCCACCCGCAGCCTCACCGTGATCGCCTCGATCGGTTGTCCGTCGCTCATACCGGGCGCCTCCTCGCCAGTCGCTCGCTCGCCCACAACGCGACGAAAGCCAACGCCACCGAAACCAGCACCAACCCGAAGGCAGCCTCGTCGCGACCGAGCTGCACCTCGTGATAGATCCCGAGCGCGAGCGTGATGGTCTCGCCCGGAATCATGCCCGCGAGCATGACCGTCGCACCGAACTCGCCCAGAGCACGCGCGAACGCCAGCACGCAGCCCGCGAGCAGCCCGCGTCGCGCCGACGGAAGCGTCACGCTCCAGAACGCGTCCCAAGCACTCGCACCGAGCGTGCGCGCGGTCTCCTCGAGCCGCGGGTTCACCTCCTCGAAGGCCACACGCGCAGCGCGCACGAGCATCGGAAACGCCATCACCGCGCTCGCGAGCACGACCGCCTTCCACGTGAAGACGATCTCGACGCCGAGCACCTCCTCGAAGAAGCGCCCCAACGGCCCGCGTCGACCGAAGAGTTTCAACAATATCAAACCCGTCGCGACCGGCGGGATCACGAGCGGCAACGCCACGAGCGTCTCCACGAGTACTTTTCCCGGCCACGCCCGCCGCGCGAGCAACCACCCAAGCGCCACTCCGGGCGGCAGGATGAGCAGCGTGCTCAGGAGCGCGACTCCGAGGGTGAAGAGCGTGATGTCGAGCAGATCGCCCACGCTTCAATTCGGCGGCAGGAAACCGTGTTTGGCAAACACCGCCTGTGCCTCCGCGCCGACGAGGAAGTCCAGCAACGCCCGCGCCGCCTCGGGCGACTCCGCATCGGTCAGCACCCCCGCCGGATACGCGACGGGGAGCGCGTCCTCGTGCGGCACCTCGATCGCGATGCGGACGCGCGCGGAAGCGAGCGCATCGGTGCGGTAGACGAAGCCCGCGTCGGCGTTGCCCGCCTCCACCGCCGCGAGCACCGCACGCACGTTGTCGAGCGGGACGAGCTTGCGCTGCACGTTCGACCAAAGACCGGTCTTCTCCAAGTGCGCCTTCGCGTAGGTGCCGGCGGGCACGGTCGCCGGCTCGCCGATCGCCAGCCTCCGGATCGCCGGCCCGCCGAGATCGGAGGCTTCCGCCACTTCCGCGCCGCGCTCCGCCGCGACGACGAGCACGAGCGTATTCGTCGCGAGGATACGACGCGTCCCGTCCGCGACGAGACCGGCGGCTTCGAGACGGTCGAATCGAATCGTGTCCGCCGAGACGAACACGTCGGCCGGTGCGCCCTCGAGGATCTGCCGCGCGAGCATGCCCGAGCCTCCGAAGCCGAACACGATCGTGTCGCCCGTTGCGCGCGCGTGCAGCGGTGCGATCTCGCGCAGCACGTCCGAGAGGCTCGCCGCGGCGAGGACGCGGATCTCGGCCGCGCCGGCCGCGGACGCGAGCACGCTCGCGAGCGCGAGACCGACCGCAACCAACGCACCACGGACCGTGTGTCGCGCCACCAGCATCGGATCCGCGCCGCTCAGTCCGCCCGCGCGAAATCCCGAAGCGCCTCGACGAAGTCCGTCGGCGTGCCGAAGTCGAAGCGACGCGCGGCCTGCATCTCCAGCGCGAGGTAGCCCTCGGTCTGCCGTTGCAGCTCCTGCGCGCGCGTGAGCTGGAACTCGCCGTTGTCGCGCACGTCGTCGCGTATCATTTTCTCCAATACATCGAAGATCGACGGAGCGAGCAGGTGCATCCCGAACCAACCGAGGAACTCGTCCGTTCCGAGACCGTCGACACGCAACCGCTCGCGCGCGACGTCGATCGCGGGTTTCTCGATGATGAGCGAGACGTCGATCAATCGTGCGTCGTCCGCGCGCCGCGCGCCCGCGATGGTGCCGTAGCCCTTGAGCTGCGCGGGGGTGATGCGGTTGACGGCCGAGACGCTCCGCCCGCCGCTGCGCGACCAGCTCCGCGCGAGCTCCGCGTAGGGCGACACCGGTGCGCCGCGGAAGAGGTGGTCGCCGAGGCAGAGCAGAAACGGCTCTCCTTCCACGAATCCACGACTCTGATACACCGCGTGGCCGTAGCCCTCCTGCGTGTGCTGCACCGCGAAGGAGAGCCGACTCGCCAGTCGCCGCATGCGCAGGGCTTCGTCGTGGAGAACTGGATACTTCTCGAGGCGGCGGAGATAGGCGTCGTCCGGGCCCTCCACGTAGGCGCGGATGGTCTTTTCTTCGCCCGGCTGCACGATGATGCAGATCTCTTCGAAGCCGGCCGCCTCGAGTTCGAGCAAGTGGTAGTGCACGAGGGCACGCGCCACGCCGTCGGGACCGACGACGGGAAACAATTCCTTCTTCACCGCGTGCGAAGCGGGAAAGAGGCGGGTGCCGAGACCCGCCACGGGAACGACGGCTTTGCGGACGGTTGATTTCATGTCGAAATGCGCGCGAGTTCGGTCGACCTGTCGCCGGATCACACCGCGTGCGGCTCCCAACCTTCGGAACCGAAGCGGTAACAACGTCCGCCGAATTCGACCGCGCCTTGCGAGGTACCTTCGAAGACGTCGGGCAGCACGCCGATGCGGCGCGAGTAGTCGCGCGCGATCTGCGGAACGTGTTCCGCGAGCGCGTCGAGGCGACCGAAGATCGCGACCGTACCGCCCGAGCCTCCTCCGGTGATCTTGGCGCCGTAGAGGCCCGCTTTCGGTCCGCGCTTGCGCACCGCTTCGACGAGGAAATCGACGCCCTCGACGGAGAGCAGGCAGTTGTCGCGGTAGCTCTCGTGCGCGCCGTACATCAACTCTCCCGCGGCGATCAGGGCGGACTCGTCGCCGCCCTCGGCCGCGCGCAAGGCGTCCATGAAGCGCAGCACGCGATCGTTCTCGTGGATCGGGTGCTCGGTCGGCCCGAGCACGCGGTAGGTCGCATCGGGCTGGATGCTCGTCACCGGATCGTCGTGCGTGCGGTAGCGGGAGACGAACTCCGAGCCGAGCAACTGCTCGGGGAGTTCGCGGCGGTATTCGTTGCGCCATTCTTCGGGTGTGATTTCGGCGAGATGGTTCACCGGTTGTCGACCCGTGCGCGCGCGGATGTCGTTGATGATGCGTTTGCCCATGAACGCACCGATGCGCACGTCGCCGTAATGGTGTCCCGCGACGGAGTGGCGGACCATCGAGTTGATGCCGACGAAGCCCGTGCCGGGGGGGATGCGGACCTCGCCGATCACGCTGCCGGGGCGGCAGAGGATGTGCGTGAGGCACCCCATCCGACCCGAGGCGACGGCGATCTGGTCCATGCTGCCGCACGGCGCACCCACGACGTGGTTTTCCGCCATCTGCGCGAGCCGGGCGATGCGGAGCGCATCGAGCTTGAGGCCGAGGTAGGCGTCGAGGCAGCAGATCGTGCCGACCTCGGTCGCGGCGGAGCTGCCGATACCGACGTTCATCGGGACGCCGCTGAGCAGGAGCATGCTGAAACCGAAGGGTAACCGCACCCGTTCCTCGCGCAGAAGCGTGAAGATGCTGCCCCCGATGTAGGAGGCCCAACCGGCGAGCGGGTTGTTCTGGCAGACCTCGCGCACCTCGGAGTAGTCGAGCGGACGGTCCTCCTGCACGAGGTAGTCGAGCGGGATGCGCGTCTCGACCGGAAGGCTGCGACCGCCGAGCTGCATCGTGCGGATGCGGAGCGTGCGGTCGTTGCGCGGCTGCAGAGCGATGAGGTTGCCGCGACCCAGGACGGACTCGCAGACGTTGGCGCCGGAGTAGTCGGCGATGCCGCCCATCACGTCGAGCCGGGCGGGCACGCGCGTGACCCAGATCTGGCCGGCGTTGAAAAAACCCGCGAGCCCGGTG from Opitutales bacterium ASA1 encodes the following:
- a CDS encoding MBL fold metallo-hydrolase produces the protein MRLLGLGGTAALLGASTTRRASAAAPEASLVGAQPAHYRFKIGSLEALAVNDGGFAMPPADSPFGVGEPRERIAEALAATLTPTDLVRLQFNVLLVRIGGDLVMIDSGCGNVFGPNGGRLIANLAAAGVQPTHVTAILITHMHGDHFGGLLDAEGRPAFPNAKVFIHRVEHEHYSAQGDEGVQKYLRAFEGKWQRIAGGDKLFDGLEIVDAFGHTPGHFVLTITSGGEQLFHMVDVTHHHALSFAHPEWKLQFDVQSDAAIATRKRMLDRLATDKPRIFGAHMPFPALGRVRRAGDAYEWSIEPWVFA
- the modC gene encoding molybdenum ABC transporter ATP-binding protein, translating into MSDGQPIEAITVRLRVDRGAFALDVDLALPGRGVSALFGPSGSGKTTILRSVAGLERGARGVVAVGEAIWQDSARDVFLPPHARAIGYVFQEANLFPHLSVRDNLLYGRRRAGKRGAERPVDLEQMIELLGIGGLLHRSPEHLSGGERQRVAIARALAASPRLLLLDEPLASLDLDRKRELLPYLERLHEELEIPVILVSHALDEVVRLADHLTLVRAGRVVASGWLAETLARVDLPEVASQDAGVVLDGTVVGADPAYGLVEVEISEMRLQVVHVPTAIGQKLRLQVQSRDVSLALEKPRDTSVLNLLPARVVSAHADETRAHVHVVLAVGGTSLVARITRLSRDRLRLEPGASVWAQIKAVAVVA
- the modB gene encoding molybdate ABC transporter permease subunit translates to MGDLLDITLFTLGVALLSTLLILPPGVALGWLLARRAWPGKVLVETLVALPLVIPPVATGLILLKLFGRRGPLGRFFEEVLGVEIVFTWKAVVLASAVMAFPMLVRAARVAFEEVNPRLEETARTLGASAWDAFWSVTLPSARRGLLAGCVLAFARALGEFGATVMLAGMIPGETITLALGIYHEVQLGRDEAAFGLVLVSVALAFVALWASERLARRRPV
- the modA gene encoding molybdate ABC transporter substrate-binding protein; the protein is MLVARHTVRGALVAVGLALASVLASAAGAAEIRVLAAASLSDVLREIAPLHARATGDTIVFGFGGSGMLARQILEGAPADVFVSADTIRFDRLEAAGLVADGTRRILATNTLVLVVAAERGAEVAEASDLGGPAIRRLAIGEPATVPAGTYAKAHLEKTGLWSNVQRKLVPLDNVRAVLAAVEAGNADAGFVYRTDALASARVRIAIEVPHEDALPVAYPAGVLTDAESPEAARALLDFLVGAEAQAVFAKHGFLPPN
- the galU gene encoding UTP--glucose-1-phosphate uridylyltransferase GalU gives rise to the protein MKSTVRKAVVPVAGLGTRLFPASHAVKKELFPVVGPDGVARALVHYHLLELEAAGFEEICIIVQPGEEKTIRAYVEGPDDAYLRRLEKYPVLHDEALRMRRLASRLSFAVQHTQEGYGHAVYQSRGFVEGEPFLLCLGDHLFRGAPVSPYAELARSWSRSGGRSVSAVNRITPAQLKGYGTIAGARRADDARLIDVSLIIEKPAIDVARERLRVDGLGTDEFLGWFGMHLLAPSIFDVLEKMIRDDVRDNGEFQLTRAQELQRQTEGYLALEMQAARRFDFGTPTDFVEALRDFARAD
- a CDS encoding galactokinase; protein product: MSSHSAPRELKEFERLLTKPNSDPTGLAGFFNAGQIWVTRVPARLDVMGGIADYSGANVCESVLGRGNLIALQPRNDRTLRIRTMQLGGRSLPVETRIPLDYLVQEDRPLDYSEVREVCQNNPLAGWASYIGGSIFTLLREERVRLPFGFSMLLLSGVPMNVGIGSSAATEVGTICCLDAYLGLKLDALRIARLAQMAENHVVGAPCGSMDQIAVASGRMGCLTHILCRPGSVIGEVRIPPGTGFVGINSMVRHSVAGHHYGDVRIGAFMGKRIINDIRARTGRQPVNHLAEITPEEWRNEYRRELPEQLLGSEFVSRYRTHDDPVTSIQPDATYRVLGPTEHPIHENDRVLRFMDALRAAEGGDESALIAAGELMYGAHESYRDNCLLSVEGVDFLVEAVRKRGPKAGLYGAKITGGGSGGTVAIFGRLDALAEHVPQIARDYSRRIGVLPDVFEGTSQGAVEFGGRCYRFGSEGWEPHAV